In Drosophila pseudoobscura strain MV-25-SWS-2005 chromosome 4, UCI_Dpse_MV25, whole genome shotgun sequence, the following proteins share a genomic window:
- the cort gene encoding protein cortex isoform X1, producing MFVEMSVCDSPNKCAKMDKKSVTPFTKVRRKFWQQEAYKSEKFLSSKNEKQHVSYCGERFIPKRFERENIDFNLKYVGRREERDILETGITLTSSYWRQSSFISIINSAFHIQEHRLLQFSNLQGSRSQLSGMVSIDADWPCLPRSRPTAFQNATHDMPGICSPIDYNMMDWASNDLVAISSGQDVMIWRNLDESTMIFSVESPTSLKYSPDGKYLAIGCMDGTYPVLDLWAVTPTMEFIVSYRKYFLKSMGFIRCIEWSHDGNELLCGTHCGIIVVLTRPKMTSLQIREHRHKISMIRFSPNMRYFASGDTDGTIFIFDARLKNRLLKLGCRSKAVVFDWHPWTGVDLAVVERCPASIFIFNIPRRKFVATYKRKDDRINIKTVTFSKITGELLVNIIRGDEMECLVCEILVLASLNRVVDLLAHQDRGTLFLMWSPDGTNIATGGLDDTFSLWNFFPTHKREAVLKRQAQEAKEKCSSLCLFRGIR from the exons ATGTTCGTCGAGATGAGTGTTTGTGATAGTCCaaataaatgtgcaaaaatGGACAAAAAGTCCGTAACACCATTCACAAAGGTGCGCCGCAAATTCTGGCAGCAAGAGGCCTATAAG AGCGAGAAATTTTTAAGCAGCAAGAATGAAAAGCAGCACGTCTCGTATTGCGGCGAACGATTCATACCGAAGCGATTTGAGCGGGAGAATATTGATTTCAATCTGAAGTACGTAGGACGCAGGGAAGAGAGGGATATTCTGGAAACG GGCATCACTTTAACCTCTAGCTATTGGCGTCAGAGCAGCTTCATTTCCATCATCAACAGCGCTTTTCACATCCAAGAGCACCGCCTGCTGCAGTTCAGTAATCTGCAGGGATCCCGATCCCAATTGAGCGGCATGGTCAGTATTGATGCCGACTGGCCCTGTTTGCCACGCAGCAGACCGACCGCCTTTCAGAATGCCACGCACGATATGCCTGGAATTTGCAGTCCGATCGATTACAATATGATGGACTGGGCTTCAAACGACCTGGTGGCCATTTCGTCCGGCCAGGACGTAATGATATGGCGCAATCTGGACGAAAGTACCATGATTTTCAGTGTGGAGTCACCGACTTCGCTTAAATATTCGCCCGATGGCAAATACCTCGCCATTGGCTGCATGGATGGAACCTATCCAGTCCTGGATCTATGGGCGGTCACACCTACAATGGAGTTTATAGTCTCGTATCGAAAATACTTCCTCAAGTCGATGGGGTTCATACGCTGCATTGAGTGGTCGCACGATGGCAACGAGTTGCTGTGTGGCACCCACTGTGGCATCATTGTGGTCCTCACCCGCCCCAAAATGACGTCCCTTCAGATCCGAGAGCACAGACATAAGATATCTATGATAAGGTTCTCACCCAATATGCGATACTTTGCATCGGGCGACACAGATGGCACCATCTTCATATTCGATGCTAGGCTGAAGAATCGCCTCCTGAAATTGGGCTGCAGGTCGAAGGCCGTGGTCTTCGACTGGCATCCCTGGACGGGCGTGGACTTGGCTGTGG TGGAAAGATGTCCCGCCTCCATTTTCATCTTCAACATACCGCGTCGGAAATTTGTGGCCACATACAAGCGCAAGGACGACAGGATCAATATCAAGACAGTCACATTCAGCAAGATCACAGGCGAGTTGCTGGTCAACATCATCAGGGGTG ATGAAATGGAATGTCTGGTGTGTGAAATTCTCGTTCTTGCCTCACTGAATCGAGTGGTTGATCTGCTAGCCCACCAGGATCGTGGCACTCTGTTCCTGATGTGGAGTCCAGATGGAACAAACATAGCCACAGGTGGTCTTGATGACACCTTCTCGCTGTGGAACTTCTTTCCCACCCACAAGAGGGAGGCTGTACTCAAAAGGCAGGCCCAAGAGGCCAAGGAGAAGTGCAGTTCCTTGTGTCTGTTTAGAGGGATTCGGTGA
- the Galt gene encoding probable galactose-1-phosphate uridylyltransferase: protein MQFVATEHQHRRLNPLTGTWVLVCPHRTQRPWSGQQEKAQKNELPDFDPTNPLCPGVTRPNGIQTPTYEGTYVFENDFPALVEQVPAPPNSDDPLFQIAPARGNCRVMCFHPKSNLTLPTMTAAEIVVVINEWINQFNELSSKYAWVQIFENKGSAMGCSNPHPHCQIWSCSFLPTEPQLKQERLRAYYATNDRPLLSDYVERELQRRERIVIENPDWLVVVPFWATWPFETMLISRNNNKRINDLTVDQRYNLAVTIKELTTKYDNLFQCSFPYSMGWHGAPTGPEHAHASSAHWTLHAIYYPPLLRSATVRKFMVGFELLAMAQRDLTPEQAAQKLREVDGKCHYLEK, encoded by the exons ATGCAGTTTGTTGCCACTG AGCACCAGCATAGGCGCCTGAACCCCCTCACCGGAACATGGGTACTCGTGTGCCCCCATCGCACGCAACGTCCCTGGTCGGGACAGCAGGAGAAGGCGCAGAAGAACGAACTTCCCGACTTCGATCCCACCAATCCCCTTTGTCCTGGCGTTACGCGACCCAACGGAATT CAAACGCCTACTTACGAGGGTACCTACGTCTTTGAGAACGACTTTCCGGCCTTGGTGGAGCAGGTGCCGGCTCCACCCAACAGCGATGATCCCCTGTTCCAGATAGCTCCAGCGCGGGGCAATTGTCGCGTCATGTGCTTCCATCCCAAGTCAAATCTCACCTTGCCCACGATGACGGCCGCGGAAATTGTCGTTGTTATCAACGA ATGGATCAATCAATTCAACGAGCTGAGCTCGAAGTATGCCTGGGTGCAGATATTCGAGAACAAGGGGTCTGCCATGGGCTGCTCGAATCCCCATCCGCATTGCCAGATCTGGTCGTGCTCGTTTCTGCCCACAGAACCGCAACTGAAGCAGGAGCGACTGCGTGCCTACTATGCCACAAACGACAGGCCACTGTTGAGCGACTATGTGGAGCGGGAACTGCAACGCAGAGAGCGCATTGTGATCGAGAATCCCGACTGGCTGGTTGTGGTGCCCTTCTGGGCCACCTGGCCCTTCGAAACGATGCTCATCTCGcggaacaacaacaagcgcATCAATGACCTGACTGTGGATCAACGCTACAATCTGGCTGTGACCATCAAGGAGCTGACCACCAAATATGACAATCTTTTCCAATGCTCGTTCCCTTACTCCATGGGCTGGCATGGTGCACCGACGGGACCGGAACATGCCCATGCCTCCAGCGCCCATTGGACGCTACATGCCATCTACTATCCCCCGCTGCTGCGCTCGGCAACGGTACGCAAGTTCATGGTTGGATTTGAACTCTTGGCGATGGCTCAGCGGGATCTCACGCCCGAGCAGGCGGCCCAAAAACTTCGAGAAGTTGATGGAAAGTGTCATTACCTAGAGAAATGA
- the Nse1 gene encoding non-structural maintenance of chromosomes element 1 homolog, with product MDLVKRAFLRACKNHSTLSYGLIDQILSPLCELHKVDKPANKEALKAFVGEIDGCIRVFDQKLVFIKHALEDEEYLVYAKTDATPDTIANTGLVAEECQYFAKLLDKIADEENCCMAWNQTYSDLGIEKPPKKLRMQELLKKWCQMGYFLEAEDNIYLGPRTLVELGFYLRSNHAENIESCKLCSNLVLWDIRCDSCHIQYHRDCIRKFLQKRSNCPSCNELWKTPLRVSTDGRRSVTPQP from the coding sequence ATGGATTTGGTTAAGCGCGCATTTCTACGTGCCTGCAAGAACCACAGCACCCTCAGCTATGGGTTGATTGATCAAATATTATCACCGCTGTGCGAACTCCATAAAGTTGACAAACCGGCAAACAAGGAAGCACTGAAAGCTTTTGTCGGCGAAATTGATGGCTGCATTCGTGTTTTTGATCAGAAGCTGGTTTTCATAAAACATGCATTGGAGGACGAGGAGTACTTGGTGTACGCTAAGACAGATGCCACGCCGGACACCATAGCAAACACTGGTCTCGTTGCAGAGGAATGCCAATACTTTGCAAAGCTGTTGGATAAAATAGCTGATGAAGAAAACTGCTGCATGGCCTGGAATCAGACTTACAGTGATCTGGGCATTGAAAAGCCGCCCAAGAAGCTCCGGATGCAGGAGCTGCTCAAGAAGTGGTGCCAAATGGGATACTTCCTGGAGGCTGAAGACAACATCTACCTGGGACCCCGAACACTTGTGGAGCTTGGTTTCTATTTGCGCTCCAATCACGCGGAAAACATAGAGAGTTGTAAGCTGTGCTCTAACCTGGTGCTATGGGATATTCGCTGTGATTCCTGCCACATCCAGTATCATCGTGACTGCATACGCAAATTTTTGCAGAAGCGGTCAAATTGTCCGTCCTGCAACGAACTGTGGAAAACTCCATTGCGTGTGTCCACAGATGGCCGGCGCTCGGTAACACCCCAGccataa
- the Spn27A gene encoding serine protease inhibitor 27A has product MISKNLALSRLLAGLLLVFGASASANGNSIPTITTPQGVFETRTDKVPIGPVALPAMPGGYDDIDTFVPFRSDSHDQFSWQLLKTVLQNETEAKNVIISPFSIKLVLALLSEAAGADTQTLRELANTQTDIRSQNNVREFYRKTLNSFKKENQLHDTLSVRTKLFTDSFIETQQKFTATLKHFYDSEVEALDFSNAQAAADAINEWASNITQGRLSQLVSPDNVRSSVMLLTNLIYFNGLWRRQFASTYQGAFFRNQKEQSRVEYMEQTDFFYYHNSEKLKAQILRLPYKGKNSMFVLLPYALDGIHELVHTLENDELKGAQWAMEEVKVKVTLPKFHFDYQQDFKETLKSLGVREIFEDSASLPGLTRGADVAGKVKVSNILQKAGINVNEKGTEAYAATVVEIENKFGGSTTIEEFNVNRPFVFFIEEESTGNILFAGKVHKPQA; this is encoded by the coding sequence atgataagcAAAAATCTGGCTTTGAGCAGATTGCTGGCAGGTCTTCTGCTGGTATTTGGAGCATCAGCGTCGGCGAATGGCAACTCAATACCGACGATAACGACGCCCCAGGGCGTGTTTGAGACGCGGACAGACAAGGTGCCGATCGGACCAGTGGCGCTGCCAGCGATGCCCGGAGGGTATGATGACATTGACACCTTTGTGCCATTCAGAAGCGACTCCCACGACCAGTTCTCGTGGCAGCTGCTGAAGACAGTGCTGCAGAATGAGACGGAAGCAAAGAATGTGATCATATCGCCGTTCTCCATCAagctggtcctggccctgctCTCGGAGGCTGCCGGCGCCGATACCCAGACGCTGCGGGAGCTGGCCAACACCCAAACGGATATCAGGTCGCAGAACAATGTGCGCGAGTTCTACCGCAAGACGCTCAACTCGTTCAAGAAGGAGAACCAGCTCCACGACACTCTCAGCGTGCGCACCAAGCTTTTCACCGACAGCTTCATCGAAACTCAACAGAAGTTCACGGCCACCCTAAAGCACTTCTATGACAGCGAGGTCGAGGCCTTAGACTTCAGCAACGCCCAGGCGGCGGCCGACGCCATCAACGAGTGGGCCAGCAACATCACACAGGGCCGGCTCAGCCAGCTGGTGAGTCCGGACAATGTGCGGAGCAGCGTGATGCTGCTCACCAATCTCATCTACTTCAATGGACTGTGGCGCCGGCAGTTTGCCAGCACCTACCAGGGCGCCTTCTTCCGCAACCAGAAGGAGCAGTCGCGCGTGGAGTACATGGAACAGACGGACTTTTTCTACTACCACAACTCTGAGAAGCTGAAGGCCCAAATCCTCCGACTACCCTACAAGGGAAAGAACTCCAtgtttgtgctgctgcccTACGCACTCGATGGCATCCACGAGCTGGTCCATACGCTGGAAAACGATGAGTTGAAGGGCGCCCAGTGGGCCATGGAGGAGGTCAAAGTGAAGGTGACGCTGCCCAAGTTCCACTTTGACTACCAGCAAGACTTCAAAGAGACTCTCAAGAGTCTGGGCGTGCGAGAGATCTTCGAGGATAGCGCCTCACTGCCAGGACTGACGCGTGGAGCCGATGTGGCCGGGAAGGTGAAGGTCTCCAACATCCTGCAAAAGGCCGGCATAAATGTGAACGAAAAAGGTACCGAGGCTTATGCAGCCACCGTTGTGGAGATCGAGAACAAGTTCGGGGGCAGCACAACCATCGAGGAGTTCAATGTGAATCGTCCCTTTGTGTTCTTCATCGAGGAAGAGTCCACTGGGAATATACTGTTTGCCGGAAAGGTTCACAAGCCCCAGGCCTAG
- the LOC26532983 gene encoding uncharacterized protein, with protein MSFINGLKKFATTTVGLMAIGIGSTVLIYTGHRFIVKPYQSKQRRLQAEACADYLFQQEAHPIRSDLR; from the coding sequence ATGAGTTTCATTAACGGACTCAAGAAGTTCGCCACCACGACCGTGGGTCTGATGGCCATCGGCATCGGCTCCACCGTCCTCATTTATACCGGCCATCGGTTTATTGTGAAACCCTACCAATCCAAGCAACGACGCCTCCAAGCGGAAGCCTGTGCGGACTATCTGTTTCAGCAGGAGGCCCATCCGATCCGCAGCGATCTCCGATAG
- the cort gene encoding protein cortex isoform X2: protein MFVEMSVCDSPNKCAKMDKKSVTPFTKSEKFLSSKNEKQHVSYCGERFIPKRFERENIDFNLKYVGRREERDILETGITLTSSYWRQSSFISIINSAFHIQEHRLLQFSNLQGSRSQLSGMVSIDADWPCLPRSRPTAFQNATHDMPGICSPIDYNMMDWASNDLVAISSGQDVMIWRNLDESTMIFSVESPTSLKYSPDGKYLAIGCMDGTYPVLDLWAVTPTMEFIVSYRKYFLKSMGFIRCIEWSHDGNELLCGTHCGIIVVLTRPKMTSLQIREHRHKISMIRFSPNMRYFASGDTDGTIFIFDARLKNRLLKLGCRSKAVVFDWHPWTGVDLAVVERCPASIFIFNIPRRKFVATYKRKDDRINIKTVTFSKITGELLVNIIRGDEMECLVCEILVLASLNRVVDLLAHQDRGTLFLMWSPDGTNIATGGLDDTFSLWNFFPTHKREAVLKRQAQEAKEKCSSLCLFRGIR from the exons ATGTTCGTCGAGATGAGTGTTTGTGATAGTCCaaataaatgtgcaaaaatGGACAAAAAGTCCGTAACACCATTCACAAAG AGCGAGAAATTTTTAAGCAGCAAGAATGAAAAGCAGCACGTCTCGTATTGCGGCGAACGATTCATACCGAAGCGATTTGAGCGGGAGAATATTGATTTCAATCTGAAGTACGTAGGACGCAGGGAAGAGAGGGATATTCTGGAAACG GGCATCACTTTAACCTCTAGCTATTGGCGTCAGAGCAGCTTCATTTCCATCATCAACAGCGCTTTTCACATCCAAGAGCACCGCCTGCTGCAGTTCAGTAATCTGCAGGGATCCCGATCCCAATTGAGCGGCATGGTCAGTATTGATGCCGACTGGCCCTGTTTGCCACGCAGCAGACCGACCGCCTTTCAGAATGCCACGCACGATATGCCTGGAATTTGCAGTCCGATCGATTACAATATGATGGACTGGGCTTCAAACGACCTGGTGGCCATTTCGTCCGGCCAGGACGTAATGATATGGCGCAATCTGGACGAAAGTACCATGATTTTCAGTGTGGAGTCACCGACTTCGCTTAAATATTCGCCCGATGGCAAATACCTCGCCATTGGCTGCATGGATGGAACCTATCCAGTCCTGGATCTATGGGCGGTCACACCTACAATGGAGTTTATAGTCTCGTATCGAAAATACTTCCTCAAGTCGATGGGGTTCATACGCTGCATTGAGTGGTCGCACGATGGCAACGAGTTGCTGTGTGGCACCCACTGTGGCATCATTGTGGTCCTCACCCGCCCCAAAATGACGTCCCTTCAGATCCGAGAGCACAGACATAAGATATCTATGATAAGGTTCTCACCCAATATGCGATACTTTGCATCGGGCGACACAGATGGCACCATCTTCATATTCGATGCTAGGCTGAAGAATCGCCTCCTGAAATTGGGCTGCAGGTCGAAGGCCGTGGTCTTCGACTGGCATCCCTGGACGGGCGTGGACTTGGCTGTGG TGGAAAGATGTCCCGCCTCCATTTTCATCTTCAACATACCGCGTCGGAAATTTGTGGCCACATACAAGCGCAAGGACGACAGGATCAATATCAAGACAGTCACATTCAGCAAGATCACAGGCGAGTTGCTGGTCAACATCATCAGGGGTG ATGAAATGGAATGTCTGGTGTGTGAAATTCTCGTTCTTGCCTCACTGAATCGAGTGGTTGATCTGCTAGCCCACCAGGATCGTGGCACTCTGTTCCTGATGTGGAGTCCAGATGGAACAAACATAGCCACAGGTGGTCTTGATGACACCTTCTCGCTGTGGAACTTCTTTCCCACCCACAAGAGGGAGGCTGTACTCAAAAGGCAGGCCCAAGAGGCCAAGGAGAAGTGCAGTTCCTTGTGTCTGTTTAGAGGGATTCGGTGA